Genomic segment of Nostoc sphaeroides:
ATTTCGGATGTCGAAGGAGGCGAATGCCCCTGGCATAACGGAGCGGCTAACGGTCTCTTGTCCAGTTAATTGGGCTACCATTGTGAAATCCTTGTGAGGTAAGTGATGTGGTTTTACCTCCCCGGAAGATTTACCAAAGTTTTAATCAAATTTCTCTATAATCTGTTGTAGGAAGTTCTCGGAACTGCTAGGATTAGGTTATAAAGAAATTTGAATATTTAAACAAACTCTAAGGTGTCTTCTGGGACTGTTAAACAACTTGCTTCAACAAGTTGAGTCTTGGGGAGGCATTCTTTTCTTATGTATATCTGGTGACATGACACTTAGAAAAGATGGACTAAGGGTATAGTCTTATTACATAGTAAATTATCTCCGGCAAAAAAAATAATAAATATCTCAACTTTATAAAATAAAACAATTTATCTATTTTCCTCAAGCTAACACACAGCAAAGATAAAACAGGTTTTCAACTAATATTAAAAACCAGATAAATACCCCACTATATTAATACTAGTAGTGTGACTAAAAATAATTCAATTTATCTACTGGAGTCTCTGATAGGACTTACGCATTGACAGAAAAGCCAAAATAGCAGGTATAATTTTCAAGGCTTATAGCTAGATTTTTCAATGATATTTTGGCGATCGCGCCCAATCAAGGGTGATAGACAAAAGCCTGAAACAACGTATTCAGGACTTACGCATTGACAAATTAAACAAAAAATGCAGTCAGACGAATCAGCAAAAAACAGGCGATCGCTAATCACTCTCGGACTGAAAAGGTGGATAATTTACGCTGTATCTATTGAGGATATGGGCAATTAGAGTAACTACCAAGCCATCGACGGCAAAGTGTGACCTTAACACTTACACTCTGTTAATACTTTCAGAATCAAAGTATCCAGGCTGCACACGTTTAGCAGACATCATGGAAGATTTGTCACATGATAGTGTCAACAGGTTTTTGCTACGTGAGCGGTACGAACCAAAAGATATATTTGATGAAGTTAAGCTGTATATCAATTTAGTAGGTGGCACATTAAGTGCAGACGATACGGTAATTGATAAACCTCATAGTGACCCCAAATTAACAGAATTAATTGGTTATTTTTATTCGGGACGGCATCATCGTACAGTCAAGGGAATTCAGTTAATTACTTTGTATTACACGGATTTATCTGGTAAGTCCGTGCCTCTAAATTATCGCATTTATAACAAACAAGATGGTCAGACAAAAAACGATTATTTACGAGAAATGATTACTGAAGTTTTGGTTTGGGGACTAGAGCCTCAGACTGTGACTACTGACGCTTGGTATTCCAGTAATAAAAACCTGAAGTTCTTTAAAAACTCTTTAATTAGAGTTTTTAACCGGGATAGCCAAAAATCGCTTATGTTCAGTTGATGGTAAAAATTATACCCAAGTCAAAAATCTAGAAATTCCAGAAAATGGGTTAATAGTGAATCTGAAAAAGTTTGGGCAAGTTAAAGTATTTCGGAGGATTTTCAAAAACGAAATCCCCAGATATTACATTATGTATGTGCCTGAAAAAGATTCACTATTTTTAATTTCTCTCACTCAGTTTAACGAGTTACATTCCATTCATTGGGGGATTGAATGAAAACAAACGAGCCATTAAACAAGTGTGTGGAATTGAACTATTCATGGTCAGAACATCTGAGGCAATTAAAACTCACTTTTTTAGTGCTATCCGTGCCTTCACACAACTAGAATTAATGCGAACCGAAGAGTTAATTGAAAACTGGTATGAAGAAAGCGAGAAATTTGTCTCTTCAGGTGGCTCGTGACTTTATTCTGGAACATCTTGAACAAAAGGTGGGCTTGAATGCACATAGTCAGATTCCTGTCAATGCGTAAGTCCTGGTATTTACGTTGGTACACAAGATAGTTATTTTGTACAGTGCGTAAGTCCTGTCAGTTTGACTCAGTTTGAAAAATAACTGGGGTAATTTATGATGCCTAGATTTTTTGTTCGCCACTAATTTACGCGAACTACTTTTTTTGTCCAAAGTCCAATATATACATGGCATCGGATGTTTTTAGTCTTTGAACTCAATTTTCTTATCCCGGTTTTCTGTTCCATTGATACTCACACCCCAATTTGTGTCAGAAGTACGGGTATATCATCAACTCGTTCGTTTGTAATTATGGGTTCAGTTGCCATAATTCCGAACACCCCAACTTAATTTTTCAATAACTGTAATATCACGTAGTTTTAGGAAATCAGGTAAAAATTTTTCAGTGTATTTACTTACTGAGTTACTTGTCCGATGTAAATCAACATATTGAGTAAAAATAATTTTTAAAAATTACAATTTTTAAAAAAATACGTTAAAAATTACAAAACAAACAAAATTAAATATTAAAGCTTACATTCCAATGAAAATTTTATATTAAATCAACAAAATTTAAACATCAAAGCTCTCAACTGTTGTTGATTGGCTATCTTTTTGCATTTTTTATACAGATAAACTCTTTACATTCCTTACAACGTATGTTTAATTTGATTCAGTAGAGAGCAAAAGCAAATGCCTAGCTAATACTAAAAATCAACACTGAGTTAAGGTCTAAAATCATGGCAGTCGAAAAAACTAATTCTTCCTCAAGTTTGGCAGAAGTTATTGACCGTATCTTGGATAAAGGTATCGTTATAGATGCTTGGGTACGTGTTTCCCTAGTTGGTATTGAATTACTTGCAATCGAAGCTCGGATCGTCATTGCTTCTGTTGAAACCTACTTGAAATATGCAGAAGCTGTAGGCTTAACACAGTCAGCTGCTGTACCTGCTTAATTATTAAGTAGATTCTAGAATATTAAAATTACCTAATAGGTAATTATGATATTCTACTTCCGACGAGATAAATATAAACACAACAATGAGTTAGGGTCTAAAATCATGGCAGTCGAAAAAACCAATTCTTCTTCAAGCTTGGCAGAAGTTATTGACCGTATCTTGGATAAAGGTATCGTTATAGATGCTTGGGTACGTGTTTCCCTAGTTGGTATTGAATTACTTGCAATCGAAGCTCGGATCGTCATTGCTTCTGTTGAAACCTACTTGAAATATGCAGAAGCTGTAGGCTTAACACAGTCAGCTGCTGTACCTGCTTAATTATTAAGTAGATACAATCAAATTAGAATTACTAAAACCATTTCTTTGTGAAATCATCTGTGGCAGATTTCCTGGATAACTCATCTCCTTGTGTTTTTTTCTTTGCAGTTCGTTTTCATTTGTTGCACATCAGCATATCTTCATAAAGGCTTGGTAGAAGTAATTCTAATTGGTATTCTGTTCTTCGTCGATTATCTTGATACTTCTCAATCAAGATTTTTCAAAGGATAAAATACCAAGAGCAGATATTGTTCAGGGCAAACGCATCTAAAGTATAAAAATCCTTTAATGGCAAGGATTTCAGCAGTTTATAACTTAGCTGATTTTTCGCCAAGTTCCTTATACAACATGGGTTTCAGAAATCCCACTCGTTTGCCCTAACATATTGTATGAGCTACATTATCTGGATATTAATTGTCCAGTTAATGTAGTTTATTCACGATTTTAATAATATTGCGGAGAACCTCATGACGGCTTTAATAGAAAAAATCCGGCAAGAGCATCAGTCGATAGCTGAGGAAGTATCTCAACTATTTAAAGAGACTCATGAATTCTTGTCCTCTACAACAGCAGACAGACAAGAAAAAGCCAAAAAGCAAGCGCAAGAACTGCATCAGTTCCACCAAAACCTGGAGCAAACAACCCAGGAATTTCTAGCAGAAGCTGCTAAAGAAAGGTTTGCTCAAGCTAAAGCACAAGCAAAGTTTTTGCATGAGTTCTACCAAGAACTTGAGGAAACAACCCACGAGTTTCTAGCAGAAACGAAGAAAGAAAGGTTTGTTCAAGCTAAAGCACAAGCAAAGTATTTGCATGACTACTACCAAGAACTTCAGGAAGCAACCCAGGAGTTTCTAGGAGAAACAGCAAAGGAAAGAACTGAGAAAGCTAACGCCCAAAGGCAATATCTGCATGAGTTTCGTCAGAATTTGTCTGTTAGCATTTTTGGCACACTTATTCGTTAGTCAATACTCTTACCGAGGGAGTTAATACCCTTTTTCTAAATTATAACTACAGATAATTCTCTTAATTCTTGGTTGCTCACTCCTATCCATCTGTAGATTTATTTTAGAGAATTGGTAATCTGTTGGCGAACTAGATTAAATAGTAAAACCCCCTAATCTTACAGTTAAATAACTGGTCAGAAAAGGGGGCAAATTCAACAATGAGTTTAAGTGTAAAAGTTTAGATATTCTATTCTATCTATTAATTTAGTGTTACTAAGTTATCAAGTCTTAAAGTTTTTTGTTTAACTTGGTTTTTGGAATTAGCAACTATTAACTTTTGGCTTGTTAATCTATGTAACTAGAATAGCATATCAAGTTACAAATTGCAACATTCTGAGTTTTTTGTCTCGAAAAGCTATTTTTCATTATCGTAATCTATGACTATCACTGCAAATAACAATAAAAGAGCTGTTCTTCGTGTCCGTCCTGGGCAATTTGTCGTTACCCCTGCAATTGAGCAGGTAGCAATTCGGGCGTTGCGTTATCTCGCATCGGGCTTTGCTATTCACTTACGCGGGCCAGCGGGTACAGGGAAAACAACCTTAGCCATGCACTTGGCTAACTGTCTAGATAGACCAATCATGCTGATTTTCGGAGATGATGAATTTAAAAGCTCTGATTTGATTGGTAGTGAATCCGGTTACACCCATAAAAAGTTACTGGATAATTACATTCACAGCGTTCTGAAAGTCGAAGACGAATTTAAACAAAATTGGGTTGATTCTAGACTAACTCTAGCTTGTCGAGAAGGCTTAACCTTGGTCTATGACGAATTTAACCGTTCACGACCAGAAGTGAATAACGTCTTGCTCTCTGCTTTAGAAGAAAAAATTCTGACTCTTCCTCCTAGTAGTAATCAGCCAGAATACCTGCACGTTCATTCCCAATTCCGGGCTATTTTCACCTCCAACCCAGAAGAGTACTGCGGAGTCCATTCGACTCAAGATGCTTTAATGGATAGGTTGGTTACTATTAATATGCCAGAACCAGATGAGCTAACTCAAACCGAGATATTAGCTAATAAAACAGGCATCAATAGACTAGATGCTCACTTAATTGTGCAGTTGGTTAAAGCATTTCGCTTACGTACAGGTGGAGAGAAGACATCAGGATTGCGGTCTTGCTTGATGATTGCTAAGGTATGTGCGGAACACAATATTTTGGTATCACCAGAAAATTCTGATTTTCGGGAAATTTGTGCAGATGTGCTGTTCAACCGCACTAAGTGGTCTGCTAGCGAAGCTACAACGATTTTCCTAGAATTACTGAACCATATACGCGTACTGCCAGTAGAGGAATCGCAAGATAGTATCACACCAGAGAATACAGATGCGATGCTTACGGCTTTCCCGGAGCGTCTCGTTGACGTAGCCTCTCCTAAAGAAGAGAGCGAAGCGGGAGCAGAAGGCGGGTTTCCAACCATCATCGATTCTAATTTTAGCGATCTTCATCCAGAAGACCCACAACAGCCAGTTGTAGATAAACCTGTTCCCTTCGAGAAGGAAATTTATCAGTACCTACAACAGCGCAAAAGTGCAGCATTAGCTGTGATTCAAAAAGAATTCAACCTCAACCGGATCTCAACGACTAATGCTCTCAATGCTTTAGAGCAAAAAGGCTTAGTGAGTAAGAACGACCGTTTATATACCATTGAAGAGCCGAATTAATCGTGACTACTACCCCACTACACCCAACACGTCCTCAAGTTAACTCAAATCGAGTAGTTCCTACATCTACGCAAGGCTCCACCTTAGCAGATATTCTCGAAAGAGTTTTAGATAAAGGAATTGTAATTGCTGGTGACATTTCTATATCTATTGCCTCAACTGAACTGATACATATTCGGATTCGTCTGTTAATTTCTTCAGTTGATAAAGCTCGTGAAATGGGTATAAATTGGTGGGAAAATGACCCATATCTCAGCAGCAAAGCTCAACGTTTAGTTGAAGAAAACCAACAACTTCAACAACGGCTAGAAAGTTTAGAATCCCAGCTGCGTTTACTCACATCTGCAAGTGTGAAACATGAAGCTACAGTAGTAGCGAATAATCAAGACGATTTCCAGCCGATGTACGAAGTAAATGGTCAATTGGAAAAGGATTCCCAGGTTGAGGCTTAATCCATTTCTGCAAATGTCAAAGCAATCCATATTGAATTTATACCAAGATTAAATCGAATTCAAGAAATTTAGAAAAGGTAGATAGCATCATGGCAATGGTTTGTACTCCCTCTGAAAAGTCTCCTGATTTGCTACCTACCACTTCTAAAGCTAACAGCAAAGCAGGTTTAGCTCCTTTACTTTTGACCGTAGTGGAACTAGTCCGTCAGCTGATGGAAGCACAAGTAATTCGGCGCATGGAACAAAACTCTCTCAGCGAATCTGATTTAGAACGAGCAGGCGAAAGTTTGCAAAAGCTAGAAGAACAAGTTTTAAACTTGTGTGAGATTTTTGAGATTGAACCAGCAGACTTGAATATAAATTTAGGAGATGTTGGTACTCTTTTGCCATCACCCGGATCTTATTATCCAGGTGAGATTGGGAATCAACCTTCTATACTAGAACTACTAGACCGTCTATTAAACACCGGAATTGTTGTGGACGGTGAAGTAGATTTAGGTATAGCTCAACTCAATCTCATTCATGCTAAGTTGCGGTTAGTTTTAACATCGAGACCGTTGTAATTACAAATAAGACTTACACAACTGGCACACTAGAACAAGAATAGAGGTGGTCAATAGTCCACAATCAAAAATTAAATTAACTTGGACTCTTAACTCTTGATATCCTCATCAATAAATCTTTAATACTTGCGTAAATTCTGATAATTTCTTTAGTTGGAGTATTCTTTAGCATTATGACATTTGGTCTTTATCTCTACGGTATTTTTCCTGAGCCAATTCCAGAAACAGTTGCTCTTAAAGGATTAGATTCTCAACCTGTCTATAGTCAAGTAATTGATGGATTTACTTTTTTATATTCAGAGGCACAACATGAAAAATATTTAGCTTCCCGACGAAATTTAATCAACCATGAAAAGGTTCTAGAACAAGCTATGCAAGCTGGATTTAGAACCTTACTGCCTTTACGTTTTGGATTAGTTGTGAAAGATTGGGAAACAGTAGTTACGCAACTGCTTCAACCGTATAAAGAGCAGTTACGAGAGCTATTCCAAAAATTAGCTGGGCGCCGAGAGGTCAGCGTTAAGATTTTTTGGGACAGCAAATCTGAATTACAAGCGTTGATGGAGTCTCATCAAGACTTGAAACAGAAGCGAGACCAAATGGAAGGAAAGGCATTAAGTATGGAGGAGGTAATTCACATTGGACAATTAATTGAAAATAATTTAGCAAGTCGCAAGGAATCGATAATTCAAGCCTTTTTTGATGAGTTAAAACCATTGGCAGATGAGATTATCGAAAATGACCCAATGACAGAAGACATGATTTATAACGTTGCCTTTTTGATTCCTTGGGAACAAGAACCTGTATTTAGCGAACAAGTCGAAGCGATTGATCAAAAATTTGGTGAACGTTTACGCATTCGCTATAACAACTTTACTGCACCTTATACTTTTGCTCAAATTGCTTCATAGGAGTCAAGATTATGCTAGGGAAAATCTTACTATTACCAGTCATGGGCCCAATTAGTGGACTTATGTGGATTGGAGAACAAATTCAAGAGCGGACTAATACTGAATTTAACGATCAAGAAAATCTCCATAAACAATTATTAAGTCTGCAATTAAAGTTTGATATGGGAGAATTTTCTGAAGAAGAATTTGATGCTCAAGAAGAAGAACTTCTTTTGAAAATTCAAGCTTTGGAATTGGAAGAACAGTCTCGTCTGGCTCTAGAGGCTGAAGAAGATGAAGAAGATTATTCAGTGCAATCTGAGTTTATAGATGTATCTCAAGAAAATAAAGTTTACCAAGAGCAAGGCGTATTTGTAAAAGAATATGAAGGCAATGAAAATCTAGTTTTATCACCATAATAAGTAGTTCTCATGAGCTGTATATACTTATAAAGGATGAAAAAGCTAGAGGCTAAAGGTGATAAATTAGGTTTTTTATTCACCCCTGGATACTAAGCTTATGACTACAAAATTTGATTTATTTACCCCTAGCTAGTTAATCTATAAAATTAAACAATTAATAACCCGCTCTCGCGGGTTAGTTGTTTAATTTTTGTTCTTAATTTCAACTAATTTGGCAAGGTTTAAGAGCTTAGTATTCAATATCAAAAGCCCGATAGGTATTAGTTTCAACAAATATTTTTGGACGCGCTACTGGAGGAACTTCTGACTCAGCATCACGTAAATGCTTAATATTATTTTCTGTCGTATCTATCTGGTTTTGGAGTGTAGATAAACGTTTTGTAAGTAGCACTTTTCGCTGCTCAATAAAAGCTAATTCTTGCTTAATTCTTTGTTTTTCTGTGATTAGCTTATAAAGCTCTAGTTGATTAGATGCCTCAGATTGATTGCGAGGCATGGTGCTAATTTTAGGTCTGATGATTCCTTGGTTACGAATTTTTCTCATGGTGTTAACCTGGATATTTGATAGCATTATAACTAAGATTTTAATAATGTAAATAGTTTGATAAATTTCAGCAGTTTTTTTTATTTTTATGCCAAAATGATTATTTTAGTTACTGTGGGTTATATTTCTTAGTTTTTTATCTGGTTAAAATCATGCGATCGCAGAATTTCTACACTTACGCATTTTTCAATACTCCTGATTTCCCTGTGAATTTGCCATCTGGCAATCTTGGTGAATTAGTCTTAATTAATGGCAAGAATATTTCAGCTGTTGTAGAACCTGGAATATCTGTGGAATCAAGCCAAAATGACGATGACCAAGTCATAAAAATGGTTTTAGCTCACGATCGAGTTATCTGTGAGCTATCTCGTCAGATGACAGTTTTACCTTTGCGTTTTGGCACTTATTTTATTTCTGAAGATACATTGCTAAATCATATAGAATCCCATGCTCAGGAGTATCAAGAGAAACTAAATAACATTCAGGGAAAAAACGAATATACTTTAAAGGTCATTCCCCATAAAGTTGAAGAACTTGCCAAGCCATCTGGGGCAAATGGAAAAGATTATTTTTTAGCTAAGAAACAGTACTATGAACAGCAAAAAAGCTTTTTTGCTGCCCAAAACCAGGAAAAATATCATCTGATTAATTTAATTACAGAAACTTATCAATCATCTGCGATCATTCAAGATCGTGCAGAAGAAGTACGGTTTCATCTTTTAGTTGATCGTTATGATAAAGCTTTACTTTTAGAACAAGTATTAAGTTGGCAAGAAAAATGCCCTCATTGGAATTTAATCTTGGGAGAACCTCTTCCTCCTTATCACTTTATTTAATTATTACTCACCAGTTTTTTTTCAGGTAATTTTTAATTATGAACTACTATGATTCATTGCATCTAGTTATGTTTAGTGGCAAGGGTGGAGTTGGTAAAACTACCATTTCTTGCAGTTTTGCACGTTATTGGGCGCGAAAGTTCCCTGAAGAAAAAATTCTGTTAATTTCTACAGATCCTGCACATTCTTTAGGTGATGTATTGCAATCAGAAGTTAAAGATATTGCTTTACCAATAACAGATTTACCGAACTTGAGCGTTCAGGCGCTGGATGCTCAAAAACTATTGTTGGAATTTAAAGCAAAATACAGCTATTTTTTAGAAATGCTGGTAGAACGTGGCAGTTTAGCTGATGGAGGCGATTTAGCACCAGTATGGGATTTAAACTGGCCTGGTTTAAATGAATTAATGGGATTGCTAGAAATTGAACGTTTGCTGTCTGAAAAAAAGGTAGACCGTGTAGTTATAGACATGGCTCCTTCTGGACATACTTTAAGTTTATTAGGCTTAAAAGATTTTTTAGATGTTATTTTAAATTCCTTAGAATTATTTCAAGAAAAACATAGAGTAATCACCACAACTTTTTCAGGGAGTTATACGGCTGATGAAGTCGATAACTTTTTAGTAGAAATGAAAACCGAATTAGCAGAAGGCAGACGCTTACTGCAAGATGAAAAATTTACAGGTTGTTTGGTGGTAGGTATTTCTGAACCCATGTGTTTTTTAGAAACTGAGCGGTTTTTAAATAGTTTAGAAACTTTAGAAGTTCCTTATGCTGGATTATTCATCAATCGAATTTTGCTAAATTCGGAGCTAGAGCCAGACCGTTATGCTGAACAGCAAAATCTACTTAAAAAATACTTAGAACTTAGCCCTAATCACCCTGTTTTTATCTTACCGCAGCAGAGGGTAGAACCCTTGGGCGAGGTGGCTTTAGATTCTCTAGCATCCCAAATTAAACAAATAGAAAGTGTTGAACTTGCTCCACCACCACTTATTCAATGGCCTGCCAAAGTTTTACCTAGCTTTCATGATTTTCTCAATGAAGGATGCCAATTAATTATTGTTGGCGGTAAAGGAGGTGTAGGTAAAACAACAGTAGGGGCTGCCATAGCTTGGGCTTCTTCCCAACAACATCCAGATAAAAATATTCGGGTTATTTCTATAGACCCAGCGCATTCTTTAGGAGATGCTTTTGGAACAAATCTAGGACATGAGCCTATATCTTTAGCATCTAATTTGAGTGGGCAAGAAATTGATGCTCATCAAGTTTTAGAAAAATTCCGCGTAGATTATCTTTGGGAATTAGCGGATATGATTAGTGGTGAAGGTTCGCAAACAGATACAACAATTAATGTTGCTTATGTTCCAGAGGCATGGCGGCAGATTATGTCTCAAGCTTTACCAGGTATTGATGAGATGCTAGCCCTAATTACTGTGATGGATTTATTAGACAGTAAGCAGCAAGATTTAATTATTTTAGATACAGCACCAACTGGTCATCTTCTCCAATTTTTAGAAATGCCATCGGCTTTAGGTGATTGGTTATCTTGGATATTTAAATTGTGGATCAAATATCAAGATGTTTTGGGTAGAGTTGATTTTATTGGACGCTTACGACATTTACGCCAACAAGTTGTACAAGCACAAAAGAAGTTAAAAAATCCTCAACATACTCAATTTATTGGTGTAATTCAGTCGGAATTTGCAATAATATCGGAACACATCCGCTTAACAGAGTCTCTAAAAAATATGGGTGTTAATCAGCGTTATGTAGTTCAGAACCGCTACAGTCGAGAGGTACAAATTGATGGCAGTCTATTTCCAGAGCAAACTATGATTCGCCTACCTAGTTTACCCCGTTCTGTGGAGCCGATAGCCCGGATTCAAGGAGCGGCAAATCTTTTATTTGAAGTCGAGGAATTGACTAAGAATAAAAGATGAATAGGGCAAAAGTAAAGTAGATTTTTGGAGTTATTGTATGAGTGATTTATTCAAGGGATTTGAACAGTTAATTGAATTAGTTAAGACTTTAGAAGAAAAAGTAGAAAAGGGAGAAATTAAGACGGATTTTCAGATTAACTCCCGTTCTATGGGCAATATTCCTCGGTCTGGGAATATGCCGCGTCCTAATAATATGGCTAACGATATTGGCACAAGCCGTATCCGCACCCAACCCTCTCCTAATTCTGATGCAGGGAATGCAGCTGCACCTGACATTGTTCCACCACCTGATGCCCCTTCTGGTAATGCTTTGAAAGATATCGGGGGACTTAATGAGATTCTCAAAGAACTCAAAGAACTAATTGCTATTCCCTTAAAACGCCCTGATTTGCTAGCTAAACTGGGGCTAGAACCAACCAGGGGTGTACTTTTAGTTGGGCCTCCTGGTACTGGTAAAACCCTGACTGCGCGTGCTTTAGCTGAAGAACTCGGCGTTAATTACATTGCTATTGTGGGGCCGGAAATCATCGGTAAATACTACGGTGAAGCCGAGCAAAGACTGCGCGGCATTTTTGAGAAAGCTGCTAAGAATGCTCCCTGTATTATCTTCATTGATGAAATCGATAGCCTAGCTCCAGACCGCAATTCTGTAGAAGGTGAGGTGGAAAAACGCGTTGTGGCTCAACTATTGGGTCTGATGGATGGTTTTTCTCACAGTCAAGGTGTGATTGTTCTGGCTGCGACGAACCGCCCCGACCATCTTGACCCAGCTTTGCGTCGTCCTGGAAGATTTGACCGCGAAGTTCAGTTTCGGATTCCAGATGTTAAAGGACGCAGAGATATTCTGGAAATTCTCACCCGTGCGATGCCTTTGGATGAAACGGTTAACCTGGATGTCATTGCTGAAGGGGCTGTAGGATTTGTGGGAGCGGACTTGAAAGCTGTTTGTCAAAAAGCTGCTTACATAGCCTTGCGTCGGCAAATTCCTTCGATTGAAGGACAAATCCCTGAAAATATGACGGTTAGCCAAGCTGACTTTTTACAAGGACTCAAAGAAATTAAACCGGCTGTGTTGCGGAGTGTGGAAGTGGAAGTTCCACATATCGCTTGGGAAGATATTGGCGGTTTGGATAAGATTAAGGAAACTCTACGGGAATCAGTAGAAGGGGCGCTACTGTATCCAGAACTTTATCTGCAAACTAAAGCACTAGCACCCAAAGGAATCTTATTGTGGGGGCCACCAGGAACGGGTAAGACTTTATTGGCCAAAGCTGTCGCTTCCCAAGCCAAGGCTAATTTTATTAGTGTCAACGGCCCAGAATTACTCACCCGTTGGGTAGGAGCCAGCGAACAAGCTGTGCGCGAGTTATTTGCTAAGGCGCGTCAGGCGGAGCCTTGTGTAGTATTTATTGATGAAATTGATACTTTAGCGCCAGCACGCGGCAGTTACAATGGTGACTCGGGAGTGAGCGATCGCGTAGTCGGTCAATTGCTTACTGAGTTAGATGGTATAGAAGTGGGAAGCACTATCTTGGTAATTGGGGCGACGAATCGACCTGATGCCCTAGACCCAGCTTTGTTACGAGCTGGACGCTTGGATTTACAGATGAAGGTAGATTTACCAGATTTAGCTAGTCGCTTGGCAATTCTGCAAGTCCATAGTCAAGGACGACCCCTTCAGGATGTGGATTTAAACTATTGGGCAGAGATGACTCAAGACTGGAATGGTGCAGATTTAACTTTACTGTGCAATCAAGCTGCGGTAGAAGCAATTCGGCGTTTCCGCTCCCAAGGATTGACAGAGCCAACTGAAATCAGGATTACTACTGATGATTTCAATTATGCTTATCAAGTTCTAACTCAACAGCGTTCAGATTAATTTTTTGGCAATCGGCATCACCGTGCCAAAACGGGAAAA
This window contains:
- the gvpA gene encoding gas vesicle structural protein GvpA, which produces MAVEKTNSSSSLAEVIDRILDKGIVIDAWVRVSLVGIELLAIEARIVIASVETYLKYAEAVGLTQSAAVPA
- the gvpA gene encoding gas vesicle structural protein GvpA, which produces MAVEKTNSSSSLAEVIDRILDKGIVIDAWVRVSLVGIELLAIEARIVIASVETYLKYAEAVGLTQSAAVPA
- the gvpC gene encoding gas vesicle protein GvpC is translated as MTALIEKIRQEHQSIAEEVSQLFKETHEFLSSTTADRQEKAKKQAQELHQFHQNLEQTTQEFLAEAAKERFAQAKAQAKFLHEFYQELEETTHEFLAETKKERFVQAKAQAKYLHDYYQELQEATQEFLGETAKERTEKANAQRQYLHEFRQNLSVSIFGTLIR
- the gvpN gene encoding gas vesicle protein GvpN → MTITANNNKRAVLRVRPGQFVVTPAIEQVAIRALRYLASGFAIHLRGPAGTGKTTLAMHLANCLDRPIMLIFGDDEFKSSDLIGSESGYTHKKLLDNYIHSVLKVEDEFKQNWVDSRLTLACREGLTLVYDEFNRSRPEVNNVLLSALEEKILTLPPSSNQPEYLHVHSQFRAIFTSNPEEYCGVHSTQDALMDRLVTINMPEPDELTQTEILANKTGINRLDAHLIVQLVKAFRLRTGGEKTSGLRSCLMIAKVCAEHNILVSPENSDFREICADVLFNRTKWSASEATTIFLELLNHIRVLPVEESQDSITPENTDAMLTAFPERLVDVASPKEESEAGAEGGFPTIIDSNFSDLHPEDPQQPVVDKPVPFEKEIYQYLQQRKSAALAVIQKEFNLNRISTTNALNALEQKGLVSKNDRLYTIEEPN
- a CDS encoding gas vesicle protein → MTTTPLHPTRPQVNSNRVVPTSTQGSTLADILERVLDKGIVIAGDISISIASTELIHIRIRLLISSVDKAREMGINWWENDPYLSSKAQRLVEENQQLQQRLESLESQLRLLTSASVKHEATVVANNQDDFQPMYEVNGQLEKDSQVEA
- a CDS encoding gas vesicle protein K; translation: MAMVCTPSEKSPDLLPTTSKANSKAGLAPLLLTVVELVRQLMEAQVIRRMEQNSLSESDLERAGESLQKLEEQVLNLCEIFEIEPADLNINLGDVGTLLPSPGSYYPGEIGNQPSILELLDRLLNTGIVVDGEVDLGIAQLNLIHAKLRLVLTSRPL
- a CDS encoding GvpL/GvpF family gas vesicle protein — encoded protein: MTFGLYLYGIFPEPIPETVALKGLDSQPVYSQVIDGFTFLYSEAQHEKYLASRRNLINHEKVLEQAMQAGFRTLLPLRFGLVVKDWETVVTQLLQPYKEQLRELFQKLAGRREVSVKIFWDSKSELQALMESHQDLKQKRDQMEGKALSMEEVIHIGQLIENNLASRKESIIQAFFDELKPLADEIIENDPMTEDMIYNVAFLIPWEQEPVFSEQVEAIDQKFGERLRIRYNNFTAPYTFAQIAS
- a CDS encoding gas vesicle protein, with amino-acid sequence MRKIRNQGIIRPKISTMPRNQSEASNQLELYKLITEKQRIKQELAFIEQRKVLLTKRLSTLQNQIDTTENNIKHLRDAESEVPPVARPKIFVETNTYRAFDIEY
- a CDS encoding GvpL/GvpF family gas vesicle protein — protein: MRSQNFYTYAFFNTPDFPVNLPSGNLGELVLINGKNISAVVEPGISVESSQNDDDQVIKMVLAHDRVICELSRQMTVLPLRFGTYFISEDTLLNHIESHAQEYQEKLNNIQGKNEYTLKVIPHKVEELAKPSGANGKDYFLAKKQYYEQQKSFFAAQNQEKYHLINLITETYQSSAIIQDRAEEVRFHLLVDRYDKALLLEQVLSWQEKCPHWNLILGEPLPPYHFI
- a CDS encoding ArsA family ATPase — translated: MNYYDSLHLVMFSGKGGVGKTTISCSFARYWARKFPEEKILLISTDPAHSLGDVLQSEVKDIALPITDLPNLSVQALDAQKLLLEFKAKYSYFLEMLVERGSLADGGDLAPVWDLNWPGLNELMGLLEIERLLSEKKVDRVVIDMAPSGHTLSLLGLKDFLDVILNSLELFQEKHRVITTTFSGSYTADEVDNFLVEMKTELAEGRRLLQDEKFTGCLVVGISEPMCFLETERFLNSLETLEVPYAGLFINRILLNSELEPDRYAEQQNLLKKYLELSPNHPVFILPQQRVEPLGEVALDSLASQIKQIESVELAPPPLIQWPAKVLPSFHDFLNEGCQLIIVGGKGGVGKTTVGAAIAWASSQQHPDKNIRVISIDPAHSLGDAFGTNLGHEPISLASNLSGQEIDAHQVLEKFRVDYLWELADMISGEGSQTDTTINVAYVPEAWRQIMSQALPGIDEMLALITVMDLLDSKQQDLIILDTAPTGHLLQFLEMPSALGDWLSWIFKLWIKYQDVLGRVDFIGRLRHLRQQVVQAQKKLKNPQHTQFIGVIQSEFAIISEHIRLTESLKNMGVNQRYVVQNRYSREVQIDGSLFPEQTMIRLPSLPRSVEPIARIQGAANLLFEVEELTKNKR